In a genomic window of Staphylococcus taiwanensis:
- a CDS encoding isoprenyl transferase — protein sequence MFKKLIKRNKTKISHNDDLDLHNLPEHVAIIMDGNGRWARKRKMPRIKGHYEGMQTIKKVTREASDLGIKYLTLYAFSTENWSRPESEVNYIMNLPVNFLKTFLPELIEKNVKIETIGFLNAVPQKTIEAIEHAKEKTKNNTGLKLIFAINYGGRAEIVQSMKSIYDELQNNGQDSNAINESMITKHLMTHPYPDPELLIRTSGEQRISNFLIWQSSYSEFIFNEKLWPDFNGEELKNCLKIYQSRQRRFGGLSKE from the coding sequence ATGTTTAAAAAGCTAATAAAAAGAAATAAGACTAAAATCAGTCACAATGATGATTTAGATTTACATAATTTACCTGAACATGTAGCAATAATCATGGACGGAAATGGACGTTGGGCTAGAAAGCGTAAAATGCCTAGAATTAAAGGTCATTACGAAGGTATGCAAACTATTAAAAAAGTAACACGAGAAGCAAGTGATTTGGGCATCAAATATTTAACTTTATACGCTTTTTCAACTGAGAATTGGTCTAGACCTGAAAGTGAAGTTAATTATATCATGAATTTACCTGTTAATTTTTTAAAGACATTTTTACCAGAACTTATTGAAAAAAATGTAAAAATAGAAACAATTGGTTTTCTAAATGCAGTACCTCAAAAGACTATTGAAGCAATTGAGCATGCAAAAGAAAAAACAAAAAACAATACAGGTTTGAAACTAATATTTGCTATCAATTATGGTGGTCGTGCTGAAATTGTTCAAAGTATGAAATCAATTTATGATGAGCTTCAAAACAATGGTCAAGATAGTAATGCCATCAACGAATCTATGATTACGAAACATTTAATGACGCATCCATACCCAGATCCTGAATTATTAATTCGCACTTCTGGTGAACAGCGTATTAGTAATTTTCTAATATGGCAATCTTCTTATAGTGAATTCATTTTCAATGAGAAGTTATGGCCGGATTTTAATGGTGAAGAACTAAAAAATTGCTTAAAAATATATCAATCTCGCCAAAGACGCTTTGGAGGGTTAAGTAAGGAGTAG